The Streptomyces uncialis genomic interval CACACAGGTCAAGGAAGGCAAGGCTGTGTCCGCGCAGTCCATGCGTCCCGGTGACCTGATCTTCTCCCGCGGCACCGCCGCCGTGCCCGAGCACGTCAGCCTCTACATGGGCTCCGGGCTCCTGGTCAACGCACCGCGGACCGGGACGGACGTCCGGATCGAGCCGGTGAAGAACACCAAGATCCTCACCGTGCGCCGCGTCCTGTGACGACCCTCTCCCCTCCGGCACCTCGGCCGGCGTCCCCTCCCCCTCTTTCTCTTCCTCCGTTTTCCGCAGACCCGGTTGGTCTGCGTATGCAAGGAGTTCCGCCATAGCCATGTCTCTCGCCGACCGCGTCACCTATCTCGCCTTCGACCCGGGCATCACCCCCAAGGGCGGCGGCCTGCCGGGCCTCGATGTCCTCCGCAACGTCGTGAGCAGCATCAATATGTTCGGGATCATCGCCGTGGTCGGGGCGCTGGCTGTCTCCCTCGGGGTGTGGGCCTGGGGCCACCACTCCGGCGGCCACCAGGCCGAGGCCAACGGCAAGAAGGGCGCCCTCGTCTCTGCGGGCGCCGCGCTCGGCCTCGGTGCCGCGAACGGCATCGTCGCCTTCTTCTCCGCGCTGGGAACGCAGGTCAACTGAGATGAAACGATCCCGCACCACGGCCGCCCTGCACCGTCACACCGCCGGCTGGTCGGCCAACCGCCGCGTCCTTGCCGTTACCGCAGTGATCGCCGTCCTGGTCACCGTCGCCGGCCTCGCCGCCTACTTCACCGGCCGGGGCGAACAGGCGAGCAGCCCCTCCGCTCCCAGCGCTCCCGCGCATCCCTCTGCCCCGCCCACCGGCAAGGACGGCGATCCGACGCAGGGCCGGGGCTCGGTGGCCGCGCCCCCGCAGGTCTCCGACCCCCTCGCCTACGGCAAGGCCGCCGCCGCGATGCTCTGGTCCTACGACACCCGCACCACCAGCCGTGACCAGCAGCTCACCGGGATGCGGGCGTGGATGACCAACGAGGCGAAGTACAGCGACTGGACGGGTGTTCAGGCGCAGGTGCCGGATCCGGTGCTGTGGTCGCGGATGCGGGACAACGCGCAGCACGCCACGGCGAAGATCGGCGATGCCCGGTTTCCGTCGGCGTTCAAGCAGGCCCTGGCGGAGGACCCGACCGCATTGAGTGAGGCGTACATCTACGCCGTCACCGTCACCGGCAAGCAGTCGATCCGCTGGAAGGGCGGCGGGGGTGGGGCTGAGGACCGTTCGGTGACCCTCGCCGTCCAGTGCCGGCCGAGCGCGGACTGCACGCTCGTGTCCATCGCGCCGCTCATCGCCCCGTAACCGACCCCGCCACCCCGAGAGGAGGTGCGTTACCCCATGGATTTCTGTGACATCCCCCTGGCGAACACCGTGTGCGGTGTCGTCGATGCCGCGAAGTTCGTGTCCGACCCGGGCGCCGCCATCGGCTCCTGGATGGCGAAGAGTGCCGGTGAACTCGCCGCCGCGGCAGCCGATCTCGCGGCGGACGCAGTCAACGCAACCACCAGTATCGACCTCAACGCCTCCTGGTTTCGCGACAACTACGCGACGCTGCTGCCGATCGGTCTGATCGTGCTGGTCGCCACGTTCTGCGCCCAGTTGATCCGTGCCGCGATGAAACGCGACGGACAGGCGCTTGCCCAGGCATTCACCGGCACCGCCTCCGGTGTGATCTTCGCGTTCGCCGCGGTCTCCCTCACCACGGTCGCGATCGAGGTTACCGATGCCCTGTCGGACGGACTGTTCAGAGCGGCGAACTCGTCGATCGAGGACGCGGTACGGCGCATGGTCAAGGTGTCCCAGATCGCCGGCCTGTCCGGCCTGGGCTGGCTGGTGATGGTGTTCGCCGCCCTCGGCGCCGCCGTCGGTGCGTTCCTGTACTGGTGCGTGATGATGGTCCGCAAGGTCGGCATCCTCGTCCTGGTGACCCTCGCGGTGTTCGCCGCTGCGGGCGGCGGCTGGGAGGCGACGCGCCGGTGGCGCCGTGGCTGGATCGAGGCCACCGCCACCCTCATCGTCAGCAAGCTCCTGATGACCGTGGTGTTCCTGCTCGGGATCTCCGCCATGGGCAACACCGACGCCGACGGCGGCATCGCCGCACTCGCCGACGTCATGGCCGGCATCGTCATCATGATGCTCGTCCTCCTCTGTCCCTACGCCACGTTCAAGTTCGTCCACTGGGCATCCGAGGGCACCAACGGCGAGGACATCCACCGTGCCGGTGGCGCCGGTGCCCAGCTGGCGAAGCAGCACGCAGAGCGCGCCGGCCGGAAGGCCGCCGCGATGGCGGCGACCGCCGGGACCGGCGGAGCGGCGGGTGCCGCAGGCGGGGCGGGAAGTGCCGCGCCGCAGGGCCCGGACTTCGCCGACGGTGGGTTCCCGGGCGATATCGCCTCCTCGTCCACCAGCAGCGACAGCGGTTGCGAGCAGAGTGGTCAGGGCAGTGGTGGCCTGGGGGGTGTGTCGCCCGCTGCCGGCGCGATGGCCAAGGGCGTGAAGCAGGCCGTCCAGGAAGCCCCGGTCAGCCCCGCACCGGACAACGGCTCCAGCTCCAGCTCCGGCTCCAGCTCCGGCTCCGGTGGGCAGCAGGGCGGACCGGTACCGACGGCCGCGGAGCAGGACGGCAACAGCCAGTCGTCTCCTGCACCCCAGGCTGTGCCGCCCGCGGGGCCCGCGTCACGCGGTGCCCCGGTGAGTACCGCGCCGCCGCCCCCGCAGGGCGCTCCGCCCGCGCCGGACACCACGGCCAAGACCGGTCCGGTCTCGTCCGGCGGGCCGGCGAGCCCGCCGCCCTCGCCTACCGGTTCCTGACCTCTTCCTCCCCCTG includes:
- a CDS encoding DUF6112 family protein; translated protein: MSLADRVTYLAFDPGITPKGGGLPGLDVLRNVVSSINMFGIIAVVGALAVSLGVWAWGHHSGGHQAEANGKKGALVSAGAALGLGAANGIVAFFSALGTQVN
- a CDS encoding SCO6881 family protein, translated to MDFCDIPLANTVCGVVDAAKFVSDPGAAIGSWMAKSAGELAAAAADLAADAVNATTSIDLNASWFRDNYATLLPIGLIVLVATFCAQLIRAAMKRDGQALAQAFTGTASGVIFAFAAVSLTTVAIEVTDALSDGLFRAANSSIEDAVRRMVKVSQIAGLSGLGWLVMVFAALGAAVGAFLYWCVMMVRKVGILVLVTLAVFAAAGGGWEATRRWRRGWIEATATLIVSKLLMTVVFLLGISAMGNTDADGGIAALADVMAGIVIMMLVLLCPYATFKFVHWASEGTNGEDIHRAGGAGAQLAKQHAERAGRKAAAMAATAGTGGAAGAAGGAGSAAPQGPDFADGGFPGDIASSSTSSDSGCEQSGQGSGGLGGVSPAAGAMAKGVKQAVQEAPVSPAPDNGSSSSSGSSSGSGGQQGGPVPTAAEQDGNSQSSPAPQAVPPAGPASRGAPVSTAPPPPQGAPPAPDTTAKTGPVSSGGPASPPPSPTGS